In Nematostella vectensis chromosome 2, jaNemVect1.1, whole genome shotgun sequence, one genomic interval encodes:
- the LOC5521343 gene encoding death-associated protein kinase 3 isoform X3 yields MDRRRRNNNPGLEIADLSGLLAKQVEMKQKEKEELIKYGSADEFYDMNEEIGKGAYGIVKKCVDKATGQTYAAKVVTTSNSNLRKETMREIEVMRKLGSHKKLVGLIDAYHTPFEIVMILEFIPGGELFERIIEEDYLMEEDAIYYVHQVLLALDYMHGNNIVHLDLKPENIMCESINSNQIKLVDFGLARELKKDEEVKSSFGTPDFVAPEVIRMKPVSTASDMWSLGVVTYVLLSGLMPFSGDNDHDTLVKVAKAEWDFDDECFDEVSEDAKDFIEGLLVKDPTERFTIAECLTLPWLKAKHQMGKIDTKKHKSFFAKRRWKKSINAMVALRRMSLSPVSRARRGSMDTALLQKKADEKSERKGSFPSNLAKAVQQKNMTGPTKPGKLSVDSKENSIEEKEEPELLGTVGLKKPRSHSMHEESSARSNRFAQQGDCRPSIDIVVNNVETSSTDAPGNDEQPVSQAEYSASNGDDFTSENHEDKVFSKENNTTVTIQGGANTPNNTDNHAEGGIVHEKAEINNNEAKENVDRTRVLLPAKYVTVNTEKCKKSEVKPAMKSQTTEENDLSIAHTISAHIESELRERSSSFTAVPSIIINETRTYQNSIVSVKISQSTSEPRIAKSTVYTKQTTNHNAHVCSQSTADQTSASITSYTMRKVDRKGQTITVRLDELSSLELPASRETCTHVRRASTGSEAIEFVKSIQNKLS; encoded by the exons ATGGATCGACGTCGAAGGAACAACAATCCAG GTCTTGAAATAGCAGACCTAAGTGGTCTTCTCGCCAAGCAAGTAGAGATGAAACagaaagagaaagaagagTTGATCAAATACGGCTCGGCGGACGAGTTTTACGACATGAACGAAGAGATTGGCAA AGGAGCGTACGGGATTGTAAAGAAATGTGTGGATAAAGCCACAGGCCAGACATACGCCGCTAAGGTGGTGACGACGTCTAATTCCAACCTCCGGAAAGAAACAATGCGTGAGATCGAAGTGATGCGAAAGCTTGGTTCACACAAGAAGCTAGTGGGGCTCATAGACGCCTACCACACGCCCTTTGAGATTGTCATGATCCTGGAATT CATTCCAGGAGGCGAGTTATTCGAACGAATCATCGAGGAGGACTACTTGATGGAGGAAGATGCGATTTATTATGTGCACCAAGTCCTACTAGCACTGGATTACATGCACGGCAACAACATTGTTCACCTGGACCTCAAG CCTGAGAATATAATGTGTGAGAGCATCAACTCAAACCAGATCAAACTTGTGGACTTCGGCTTGGCGCGTGAGCTAAAAAAGGACGAGGAGGTCAAGTCTTCGTTTGGTACCCCAGACTTTGTTG CTCCAGAAGTCATTCGAATGAAGCCAGTTTCCACAGCGAGTGATATGTG GAGTCTTGGTGTCGTCACATATGTGTT GTTAAGTGGACTTATGCCGTTTTCTGGGGATAACGACCACGACACCCTTGTCAAGGTGGCTAAGGCTGAATGGGATTTTGATGACGAATGCTTTGATGAAGTCTCTGAGGATGCTAAGGATTTTATTGAAGGCCTTTTGGTCAAAGACCCAAC CGAGAGATTTACAATCGCGGAGTGCTTAACACTACCGTGGCTCAAG GCAAAACACCAAATGGGCAAGATTGATACCAAGAAGCACAAGTCGTTTTTCGCTAAAAGGCGTTGGAAG AAATCCATCAATGCCATGGTTGCTTTACGACGCATGTCCCTTTCACCGGTATCGCGGGCTCGCCGTGGCTCAATGGACACAGCTCTGCTTCAAAAAAAAGCGGACGAAAAGTCTGAGCGAAAAGGCTCCTTCCCTTCAAATCTTGCAAAAGCCGTACAGCAAAAGAACATGACTGGACCAACAAAGCCCGGAAAACTCAGCGTGGACAGCAAAGAAAATAGCATAGAAGAAAAAGAGGAGCCGGAATTGCTAGGGACTGTTGGATTAAAAAAGCCACGGAGTCATAGCATGCACGAGGAGTCAAGCGCGCGCTCAAATAGGTTTGCACAACAGGGTGATTGCAGGCCATCGATTGATATTGTTGTAAACAATGTGGAGACCTCCAGTACGGATGCACCAGGCAATGATGAACAACCCGTTAGTCAAGCAGAATACAGTGCATCGAATGGTGATGACTTTACTAGTGAAAACCATGAAGATAAAGTATTttccaaagaaaataatacTACAGTGACCATTCAGGGAGGCGCTAATACACCTAACAATACCGATAATCACGCAGAAGGTGGAATAGTTCATGAAAAGGcagaaataaataacaatgaaGCAAAGGAGAATGTGGATAGAACTCGAGTTCTCTTGCCAGCAAAATATGTGACTGTCAACACtgagaaatgcaaaaaaagCGAGGTTAAGCCTGCAATGAAGTCCCAGACAACCGAAGAGAATGACCTTTCAATAGCTCACACGATAAGCGCTCACATCGAGAGCGAGTTACGGGAACGGTCTAGCAGCTTTACCGCCGTACCTTCTATTATAATAAACGAAACCAGGACGTATCAAAACAGCATAGTGTCTGTTAAGATCTCGCAAAGCACGTCGGAGCCGAGAATTGCAAAAAGTACCGTGTACACGAAGCAAACAACGAACCATAACGCGCATGTCTGCTCGCAGAGTACCGCTGACCAGACGAGCGCAAGTATAACGTCATATACTATGAGGAAAGTTGACCGTAAAGGTCAGACTATCACTGTAAGACTTGATGAGTTGAGCTCGCTGGAGCTTCCCGCGAGCAGAGAAACCTGTACACATGTTAGAAGGGCCTCCACCGGATCAGAAGCTATCGAGTTTGTGAAAAGCATTCAGAATAAACTGAGCTAG
- the LOC5521343 gene encoding calcium-dependent protein kinase 21 isoform X2: protein MAAFAILPRILVDPGSLKLRRTEKSFHIDSPMDRRRRNNNPGLEIADLSGLLAKQVEMKQKEKEELIKYGSADEFYDMNEEIGKGAYGIVKKCVDKATGQTYAAKVVTTSNSNLRKETMREIEVMRKLGSHKKLVGLIDAYHTPFEIVMILEFIPGGELFERIIEEDYLMEEDAIYYVHQVLLALDYMHGNNIVHLDLKPENIMCESINSNQIKLVDFGLARELKKDEEVKSSFGTPDFVAPEVIRMKPVSTASDMWSLGVVTYVLLSGLMPFSGDNDHDTLVKVAKAEWDFDDECFDEVSEDAKDFIEGLLVKDPTERFTIAECLTLPWLKAKHQMGKIDTKKHKSFFAKRRWKKSINAMVALRRMSLSPVSRARRGSMDTALLQKKADEKSERKGSFPSNLAKAVQQKNMTGPTKPGKLSVDSKENSIEEKEEPELLGTVGLKKPRSHSMHEESSARSNRFAQQGDCRPSIDIVVNNVETSSTDAPGNDEQPVSQAEYSASNGDDFTSENHEDKVFSKENNTTVTIQGGANTPNNTDNHAEGGIVHEKAEINNNEAKENVDRTRVLLPAKYVTVNTEKCKKSEVKPAMKSQTTEENDLSIAHTISAHIESELRERSSSFTAVPSIIINETRTYQNSIVSVKISQSTSEPRIAKSTVYTKQTTNHNAHVCSQSTADQTSASITSYTMRKVDRKGQTITVRLDELSSLELPASRETCTHVRRASTGSEAIEFVKSIQNKLS from the exons ATGGCTGCTTTTGCTATTTTACCTCGAATATTGGTAGATCCCGGAAGCTTAAAACTGAGAAGAACAGAGAAGAG TTTTCACATTGACTCTCCGATGGATCGACGTCGAAGGAACAACAATCCAG GTCTTGAAATAGCAGACCTAAGTGGTCTTCTCGCCAAGCAAGTAGAGATGAAACagaaagagaaagaagagTTGATCAAATACGGCTCGGCGGACGAGTTTTACGACATGAACGAAGAGATTGGCAA AGGAGCGTACGGGATTGTAAAGAAATGTGTGGATAAAGCCACAGGCCAGACATACGCCGCTAAGGTGGTGACGACGTCTAATTCCAACCTCCGGAAAGAAACAATGCGTGAGATCGAAGTGATGCGAAAGCTTGGTTCACACAAGAAGCTAGTGGGGCTCATAGACGCCTACCACACGCCCTTTGAGATTGTCATGATCCTGGAATT CATTCCAGGAGGCGAGTTATTCGAACGAATCATCGAGGAGGACTACTTGATGGAGGAAGATGCGATTTATTATGTGCACCAAGTCCTACTAGCACTGGATTACATGCACGGCAACAACATTGTTCACCTGGACCTCAAG CCTGAGAATATAATGTGTGAGAGCATCAACTCAAACCAGATCAAACTTGTGGACTTCGGCTTGGCGCGTGAGCTAAAAAAGGACGAGGAGGTCAAGTCTTCGTTTGGTACCCCAGACTTTGTTG CTCCAGAAGTCATTCGAATGAAGCCAGTTTCCACAGCGAGTGATATGTG GAGTCTTGGTGTCGTCACATATGTGTT GTTAAGTGGACTTATGCCGTTTTCTGGGGATAACGACCACGACACCCTTGTCAAGGTGGCTAAGGCTGAATGGGATTTTGATGACGAATGCTTTGATGAAGTCTCTGAGGATGCTAAGGATTTTATTGAAGGCCTTTTGGTCAAAGACCCAAC CGAGAGATTTACAATCGCGGAGTGCTTAACACTACCGTGGCTCAAG GCAAAACACCAAATGGGCAAGATTGATACCAAGAAGCACAAGTCGTTTTTCGCTAAAAGGCGTTGGAAG AAATCCATCAATGCCATGGTTGCTTTACGACGCATGTCCCTTTCACCGGTATCGCGGGCTCGCCGTGGCTCAATGGACACAGCTCTGCTTCAAAAAAAAGCGGACGAAAAGTCTGAGCGAAAAGGCTCCTTCCCTTCAAATCTTGCAAAAGCCGTACAGCAAAAGAACATGACTGGACCAACAAAGCCCGGAAAACTCAGCGTGGACAGCAAAGAAAATAGCATAGAAGAAAAAGAGGAGCCGGAATTGCTAGGGACTGTTGGATTAAAAAAGCCACGGAGTCATAGCATGCACGAGGAGTCAAGCGCGCGCTCAAATAGGTTTGCACAACAGGGTGATTGCAGGCCATCGATTGATATTGTTGTAAACAATGTGGAGACCTCCAGTACGGATGCACCAGGCAATGATGAACAACCCGTTAGTCAAGCAGAATACAGTGCATCGAATGGTGATGACTTTACTAGTGAAAACCATGAAGATAAAGTATTttccaaagaaaataatacTACAGTGACCATTCAGGGAGGCGCTAATACACCTAACAATACCGATAATCACGCAGAAGGTGGAATAGTTCATGAAAAGGcagaaataaataacaatgaaGCAAAGGAGAATGTGGATAGAACTCGAGTTCTCTTGCCAGCAAAATATGTGACTGTCAACACtgagaaatgcaaaaaaagCGAGGTTAAGCCTGCAATGAAGTCCCAGACAACCGAAGAGAATGACCTTTCAATAGCTCACACGATAAGCGCTCACATCGAGAGCGAGTTACGGGAACGGTCTAGCAGCTTTACCGCCGTACCTTCTATTATAATAAACGAAACCAGGACGTATCAAAACAGCATAGTGTCTGTTAAGATCTCGCAAAGCACGTCGGAGCCGAGAATTGCAAAAAGTACCGTGTACACGAAGCAAACAACGAACCATAACGCGCATGTCTGCTCGCAGAGTACCGCTGACCAGACGAGCGCAAGTATAACGTCATATACTATGAGGAAAGTTGACCGTAAAGGTCAGACTATCACTGTAAGACTTGATGAGTTGAGCTCGCTGGAGCTTCCCGCGAGCAGAGAAACCTGTACACATGTTAGAAGGGCCTCCACCGGATCAGAAGCTATCGAGTTTGTGAAAAGCATTCAGAATAAACTGAGCTAG
- the LOC5521343 gene encoding calcium-dependent protein kinase 15 isoform X1, with product METSKASPRTGDRPSRRRSCDLPRKPNPQVRQRKISLEERHRKISKEDKERRISIEERLKTLYSNPNSELVVSETAKSGEMNFYVQATKTPQESRQGTSKESPQTSGSTQRVKKRSLCQQLPPLIETSPGPPEILVSFHIDSPMDRRRRNNNPGLEIADLSGLLAKQVEMKQKEKEELIKYGSADEFYDMNEEIGKGAYGIVKKCVDKATGQTYAAKVVTTSNSNLRKETMREIEVMRKLGSHKKLVGLIDAYHTPFEIVMILEFIPGGELFERIIEEDYLMEEDAIYYVHQVLLALDYMHGNNIVHLDLKPENIMCESINSNQIKLVDFGLARELKKDEEVKSSFGTPDFVAPEVIRMKPVSTASDMWSLGVVTYVLLSGLMPFSGDNDHDTLVKVAKAEWDFDDECFDEVSEDAKDFIEGLLVKDPTERFTIAECLTLPWLKAKHQMGKIDTKKHKSFFAKRRWKKSINAMVALRRMSLSPVSRARRGSMDTALLQKKADEKSERKGSFPSNLAKAVQQKNMTGPTKPGKLSVDSKENSIEEKEEPELLGTVGLKKPRSHSMHEESSARSNRFAQQGDCRPSIDIVVNNVETSSTDAPGNDEQPVSQAEYSASNGDDFTSENHEDKVFSKENNTTVTIQGGANTPNNTDNHAEGGIVHEKAEINNNEAKENVDRTRVLLPAKYVTVNTEKCKKSEVKPAMKSQTTEENDLSIAHTISAHIESELRERSSSFTAVPSIIINETRTYQNSIVSVKISQSTSEPRIAKSTVYTKQTTNHNAHVCSQSTADQTSASITSYTMRKVDRKGQTITVRLDELSSLELPASRETCTHVRRASTGSEAIEFVKSIQNKLS from the exons ATGGAGACTTCCAAGGCGAGCCCGCGAACCGGGGATCGACCGAGCAGGAGAAGAAGTTGCGATCTTCCGCGAAAACCAAACCCTCAAGTCCGGCAACGTAAAATAAGCCTTGAAGAACGACATCGCAAGATCAGCAAGGAGGACAAAGAACGTAGGATTAGTATAGAGGAACGGTTAAAGACACTTTACTCTAATCCAAATTCGGAGTTGGTAGTTAGCGAAACCGCGAAGAGTGGGGAGATGAACTTTTATGTCCAGGCGACAAAGactccacaggaatcccgacaAGGTACTTCAAAGGAAAGCCCACAAACATCAGGGAGTACTCAGCGAGTCAAGAAGCGCAGCCTGTGTCAACAGCTACCTCCTTTGATAGAGACCTCGCCCGGACCCCCCGAAATCTTGGTCAG TTTTCACATTGACTCTCCGATGGATCGACGTCGAAGGAACAACAATCCAG GTCTTGAAATAGCAGACCTAAGTGGTCTTCTCGCCAAGCAAGTAGAGATGAAACagaaagagaaagaagagTTGATCAAATACGGCTCGGCGGACGAGTTTTACGACATGAACGAAGAGATTGGCAA AGGAGCGTACGGGATTGTAAAGAAATGTGTGGATAAAGCCACAGGCCAGACATACGCCGCTAAGGTGGTGACGACGTCTAATTCCAACCTCCGGAAAGAAACAATGCGTGAGATCGAAGTGATGCGAAAGCTTGGTTCACACAAGAAGCTAGTGGGGCTCATAGACGCCTACCACACGCCCTTTGAGATTGTCATGATCCTGGAATT CATTCCAGGAGGCGAGTTATTCGAACGAATCATCGAGGAGGACTACTTGATGGAGGAAGATGCGATTTATTATGTGCACCAAGTCCTACTAGCACTGGATTACATGCACGGCAACAACATTGTTCACCTGGACCTCAAG CCTGAGAATATAATGTGTGAGAGCATCAACTCAAACCAGATCAAACTTGTGGACTTCGGCTTGGCGCGTGAGCTAAAAAAGGACGAGGAGGTCAAGTCTTCGTTTGGTACCCCAGACTTTGTTG CTCCAGAAGTCATTCGAATGAAGCCAGTTTCCACAGCGAGTGATATGTG GAGTCTTGGTGTCGTCACATATGTGTT GTTAAGTGGACTTATGCCGTTTTCTGGGGATAACGACCACGACACCCTTGTCAAGGTGGCTAAGGCTGAATGGGATTTTGATGACGAATGCTTTGATGAAGTCTCTGAGGATGCTAAGGATTTTATTGAAGGCCTTTTGGTCAAAGACCCAAC CGAGAGATTTACAATCGCGGAGTGCTTAACACTACCGTGGCTCAAG GCAAAACACCAAATGGGCAAGATTGATACCAAGAAGCACAAGTCGTTTTTCGCTAAAAGGCGTTGGAAG AAATCCATCAATGCCATGGTTGCTTTACGACGCATGTCCCTTTCACCGGTATCGCGGGCTCGCCGTGGCTCAATGGACACAGCTCTGCTTCAAAAAAAAGCGGACGAAAAGTCTGAGCGAAAAGGCTCCTTCCCTTCAAATCTTGCAAAAGCCGTACAGCAAAAGAACATGACTGGACCAACAAAGCCCGGAAAACTCAGCGTGGACAGCAAAGAAAATAGCATAGAAGAAAAAGAGGAGCCGGAATTGCTAGGGACTGTTGGATTAAAAAAGCCACGGAGTCATAGCATGCACGAGGAGTCAAGCGCGCGCTCAAATAGGTTTGCACAACAGGGTGATTGCAGGCCATCGATTGATATTGTTGTAAACAATGTGGAGACCTCCAGTACGGATGCACCAGGCAATGATGAACAACCCGTTAGTCAAGCAGAATACAGTGCATCGAATGGTGATGACTTTACTAGTGAAAACCATGAAGATAAAGTATTttccaaagaaaataatacTACAGTGACCATTCAGGGAGGCGCTAATACACCTAACAATACCGATAATCACGCAGAAGGTGGAATAGTTCATGAAAAGGcagaaataaataacaatgaaGCAAAGGAGAATGTGGATAGAACTCGAGTTCTCTTGCCAGCAAAATATGTGACTGTCAACACtgagaaatgcaaaaaaagCGAGGTTAAGCCTGCAATGAAGTCCCAGACAACCGAAGAGAATGACCTTTCAATAGCTCACACGATAAGCGCTCACATCGAGAGCGAGTTACGGGAACGGTCTAGCAGCTTTACCGCCGTACCTTCTATTATAATAAACGAAACCAGGACGTATCAAAACAGCATAGTGTCTGTTAAGATCTCGCAAAGCACGTCGGAGCCGAGAATTGCAAAAAGTACCGTGTACACGAAGCAAACAACGAACCATAACGCGCATGTCTGCTCGCAGAGTACCGCTGACCAGACGAGCGCAAGTATAACGTCATATACTATGAGGAAAGTTGACCGTAAAGGTCAGACTATCACTGTAAGACTTGATGAGTTGAGCTCGCTGGAGCTTCCCGCGAGCAGAGAAACCTGTACACATGTTAGAAGGGCCTCCACCGGATCAGAAGCTATCGAGTTTGTGAAAAGCATTCAGAATAAACTGAGCTAG